The following proteins come from a genomic window of Ilumatobacter coccineus YM16-304:
- a CDS encoding glycoside hydrolase family 31 protein, giving the protein MTDLPETPCSIEHHPLGSGHPYRVDPDQRHPVDPIAGERFELRVVAAPTVTAVSCELRHDGTTTRRLMSLAEADELYGDAAHGEGHLAAASGARPELGDRLVYRLELTAPAGAFEYRFADDAGATTDWVATSGARWTSDGGQLDVHGTDRHLGDVEWLMASEGPVRCRFSLSLRSGDHVVGFGERFDVVDQRGEVLDARVFEQYKQQGKRTYLPSPFATVVAESDADDGWGFHVVTSRPTAFDVGATEADRLIVEVDVDPTEPIVRLDVYDGSPRDVIAAHIEAVGALVRPPDWIFRPWMSGNEWNTQERVLAEVERSVDLGIPVGAIVIEAWSDEATFTAFNDAEYDIVSDGAPRRLDDFTFPSDGRWPDPKAMVDRLHELGVKVLLWQIPICPIDRDRDVSPTAAAQVKADAATMIERGYCVREADGTPYHNRGWWFPGGLLPDWTNDDARAWWLAKRRYLLDDLGIDGFKTDGGEHAWGSELRYADGTRGDVSNNRFPNHYAAAYQALLTDCGVDGVTFSRAGFTGAGSVPCHWAGDEDSTWEAFRASIVAGLTAGASGVPFWGWDIAGFSGEIPSVELFVRATAMAAFCPIMQYHSEYNHGRSPSNDRTPWNLAERHGDERAITIYRGFARLRERLLPYLSTEADKTVATGVPLMRPMYFDHLGAEIWNHPTQYLLGDDLLVAPVCWEGSETLDVHLPAGEWIDVWSGAVVTGDRSIAVETPWSRIPVFCAARNADLASRFSGTDSLFSD; this is encoded by the coding sequence ATGACCGACCTGCCCGAGACGCCGTGCTCGATCGAACACCACCCGCTCGGAAGCGGTCACCCGTATCGCGTCGATCCCGATCAGCGACACCCGGTCGACCCGATCGCCGGCGAGCGCTTCGAGTTGCGGGTGGTGGCAGCACCGACCGTCACCGCCGTGTCGTGCGAACTGCGTCACGACGGCACGACCACGCGCCGGTTGATGAGCCTGGCCGAGGCCGACGAACTGTACGGCGACGCCGCGCACGGCGAGGGCCATCTCGCGGCTGCCAGTGGTGCACGCCCCGAACTCGGCGACCGACTCGTCTACCGACTCGAACTGACGGCGCCCGCCGGAGCCTTCGAGTACCGATTCGCCGACGATGCCGGGGCGACCACCGACTGGGTCGCGACCAGCGGGGCCCGATGGACGTCCGACGGCGGCCAGCTCGACGTCCATGGCACCGATCGCCACCTCGGCGACGTCGAGTGGCTGATGGCGTCGGAGGGGCCGGTGCGATGTCGGTTCTCGTTGTCGCTGCGCTCCGGCGATCACGTCGTCGGCTTCGGTGAGCGATTCGACGTCGTCGACCAGCGCGGCGAGGTGCTCGACGCTCGCGTCTTCGAGCAGTACAAGCAGCAGGGCAAGCGCACCTACCTCCCGTCGCCGTTCGCGACCGTGGTCGCCGAATCGGACGCCGATGACGGATGGGGATTTCACGTCGTCACCTCGAGGCCGACTGCGTTCGACGTCGGTGCCACTGAGGCCGATCGGCTGATCGTCGAGGTCGACGTCGACCCGACGGAGCCGATCGTTCGCCTCGACGTGTACGACGGCTCGCCCCGTGACGTGATCGCCGCGCACATCGAGGCGGTCGGGGCGCTGGTGCGCCCGCCCGACTGGATCTTCCGGCCGTGGATGTCGGGGAACGAGTGGAACACCCAGGAGCGGGTGCTGGCCGAAGTCGAACGCAGCGTCGATCTCGGGATTCCGGTGGGGGCCATCGTGATCGAGGCGTGGAGCGACGAAGCGACGTTCACCGCGTTCAACGACGCCGAGTACGACATCGTTTCCGATGGTGCCCCACGACGTCTCGACGACTTCACGTTCCCTTCCGATGGTCGCTGGCCCGATCCGAAGGCGATGGTCGACCGACTCCACGAACTCGGTGTGAAGGTCCTGCTCTGGCAGATCCCGATCTGTCCGATCGACCGTGACCGCGACGTGTCGCCCACCGCGGCTGCTCAGGTCAAGGCCGACGCGGCGACGATGATCGAGCGGGGCTACTGCGTGCGCGAAGCCGACGGAACGCCGTATCACAACCGCGGCTGGTGGTTCCCCGGTGGGCTGCTGCCCGACTGGACCAACGACGACGCCAGGGCCTGGTGGCTCGCGAAGCGTCGGTACCTGCTCGACGACCTCGGCATCGACGGATTCAAGACCGACGGTGGCGAGCACGCGTGGGGGAGCGAACTGCGCTACGCCGACGGCACCCGCGGTGATGTGAGCAACAACCGGTTCCCCAATCACTACGCCGCTGCGTATCAAGCGTTGCTGACCGACTGCGGGGTCGACGGCGTGACGTTCAGCCGAGCAGGGTTCACCGGCGCAGGCTCCGTGCCGTGCCACTGGGCGGGCGACGAGGACTCGACCTGGGAAGCGTTTCGTGCGTCGATCGTCGCCGGACTCACGGCCGGAGCAAGTGGTGTGCCGTTCTGGGGATGGGACATCGCCGGGTTCTCGGGCGAGATCCCGTCCGTCGAACTCTTCGTCCGAGCCACGGCGATGGCGGCCTTCTGCCCGATCATGCAGTACCACTCGGAGTACAACCACGGCCGTTCGCCGTCGAACGATCGGACGCCGTGGAACCTCGCCGAACGCCACGGTGACGAGCGGGCGATCACGATCTATCGAGGGTTCGCACGGCTGCGCGAGCGCCTGCTGCCGTACCTGTCGACCGAAGCCGACAAAACGGTGGCCACCGGCGTGCCACTGATGCGACCGATGTACTTCGATCATCTCGGCGCCGAGATCTGGAACCATCCGACGCAGTACCTGCTGGGCGACGACCTGCTCGTCGCTCCGGTCTGCTGGGAGGGCAGCGAGACGCTCGACGTCCACCTGCCCGCGGGTGAGTGGATCGACGTCTGGTCGGGCGCTGTGGTGACCGGCGACCGGTCGATCGCCGTGGAGACCCCCTGGTCTCGGATCCCGGTCTTCTGCGCAGCGCGCAACGCCGACCTCGCGAGTCGATTCAGCGGCACTGATAGTTTGTTCAGTGATTGA
- a CDS encoding ROK family protein gives MQSVKAGSKHLIREINEAIVLDAVRTHGFRSRSEIAADTGLSAPTVSGITADLIERDFLYEHSTGQSAGGRRPVMLALNASAGYVIGVKVTENAVIAVLTDLAATVIHRRHRKLQGTSLDQVVALIAKVTADLRSRVEGERVYGLGVGTAGVVDSANGIVHHGTYAHWRDAPFGDMLYQRTGLPTIIENDVNALAVNEHWFGIGKDIPNLLVVSLGRGIGLGLILDGRLYRGAFGGAGEFGHVKVHGDATPCACGAEGCLEALVADPAIERAVSAIAGRPTTTEEAADLARGGDDAMRRVFTDAAAHLGRAIANLVNTLNPQLIVLSGEGSHASDLMLDTLHESLRHHVFSGLSDGLEVVVEPWDDEAWAQGAASLVLAEMFQPALRPGTDVERPSLSASAVG, from the coding sequence ATGCAGAGTGTGAAGGCGGGCAGCAAGCATCTGATCCGTGAGATCAACGAGGCGATCGTTCTCGATGCGGTTCGCACACACGGTTTCCGATCACGTTCCGAGATCGCCGCCGACACGGGGCTGAGCGCACCGACGGTGTCGGGCATCACCGCCGACCTCATCGAGCGAGACTTCCTGTACGAGCACTCGACCGGCCAGTCGGCGGGTGGGCGCCGCCCCGTGATGCTCGCGCTCAACGCGTCGGCGGGCTACGTCATCGGTGTCAAGGTCACCGAGAACGCCGTCATCGCGGTGTTGACCGACCTCGCCGCCACCGTCATCCACCGCCGCCACCGCAAACTGCAGGGGACCTCACTCGATCAGGTGGTCGCGTTGATCGCCAAGGTCACCGCCGACCTGCGAAGCCGTGTGGAAGGCGAGCGTGTCTACGGCCTCGGCGTCGGCACCGCCGGTGTGGTCGACAGCGCCAACGGCATCGTGCATCACGGCACGTACGCGCACTGGCGCGACGCTCCGTTCGGCGACATGCTGTACCAGCGAACGGGTCTCCCGACGATCATCGAGAACGACGTCAACGCGCTCGCCGTCAACGAGCACTGGTTCGGTATCGGGAAAGACATCCCGAACCTGCTCGTCGTCAGTCTCGGCCGAGGCATCGGTCTGGGGCTGATACTCGACGGTCGTCTCTATCGCGGTGCGTTCGGCGGCGCCGGCGAGTTCGGACATGTCAAGGTCCACGGCGATGCCACACCATGCGCCTGTGGGGCCGAGGGCTGTCTCGAAGCGCTGGTCGCCGACCCGGCCATCGAGCGAGCTGTGTCGGCGATCGCCGGGCGACCCACCACCACGGAGGAAGCCGCCGATCTCGCGCGCGGCGGTGACGACGCGATGCGACGCGTCTTCACCGATGCGGCTGCTCATCTCGGCCGTGCCATCGCCAACCTCGTCAACACCCTCAATCCGCAACTGATCGTCTTGTCGGGCGAGGGATCGCATGCGTCCGACCTCATGCTCGACACGCTTCACGAGTCGCTTCGCCACCACGTGTTCAGCGGTCTGAGCGATGGCCTCGAGGTCGTGGTCGAGCCGTGGGACGACGAGGCATGGGCGCAGGGTGCGGCGAGCCTCGTGCTCGCCGAGATGTTCCAACCGGCACTCCGGCCGGGCACCGACGTCGAACGTCCGAGCCTTTCGGCGTCGGCGGTCGGCTGA